The genomic interval TCGAGATCCTGCGTGACCCGCCCCGCGCGGCGGAAATCACGATGATGCCGCTCGACTATTTCCCGGTCGACGCGGCGGTACTCTACAATGACCTCTCGACCCCGTACTTCGCGGCCGGCTTCGACCTGGAAATGAAGCCCGGTGTGGGCCCGGTCGTGCACAACCCGATCGCGGACGCAGCCGACGTCGCGCGCATGACGGCGTTCGACCCGCGCGCCGCACTGGACTTCAACCTGGAGCAGATCCGGATCCTGACGGAGCGCATCGACGTGCCGGTGCTCGGCTTCGTCGGCGCGCCCTTCACGCTGTCGTCGTACCTGATCAAGGGGCAGCGCTCCAAGGATTTCGCGGAGGTGAAGTCGTTCATCTGGCGCGATCCCGAGGCGTGGCATGCGCTGGCCGACTTCTGGGCGCGGCACAACGCGGAGTTCGGCATCGCGCAGTGGGAGGCGGGCGCTGGCGCGGTCCAGGTGTTCGACTCGTGGGCGGGCGCCCTCGCGCTCGACGACTACGAGACGTACGTGCTGCCGCACATGAAGACGCTGATCGGCACGATGGAAGATGCGGGTGTGCCCGTGATCAACTTCTACAACGGGAATCCCGCGCTGCTGCCGCTCGTCGCGTCGGGAGGCGGGACAGCGCTCAGCGTCGACTGGCGGCTGCCGCTGGACGAGGCGTGGGGCATCATCGGCCATGATCGTTCGATCCAGGGCAACATGGACCCGGCGGTGCTCCTTGCGGGCGAGGGCCCGTCCCTGGCAAAGGCGCGGGCGGTGCTCGACCGAGCCGGAAACCGGCCGGGCCACATCTTCAATCTCGGCCACGGCATCATGCCCGGCACGGATCACAACGTGCTGCGCGCCGTGGTCGACTTCGTTCATGAGTATTCCGCGAGATGATCGGATGAAGATCGCTGTCATGCTGCTCAACTTCGGCGAGCCGGAGCATCCGGACGAAGCGGAGGTGGTGCCGTTCCTGGAGAGGATCTTCCTCATGAACGGCGAGCTCGAAGGCCGGCTCGGTCACGAGAAAGCGGTCGCGCGCGCGCACGAGCTGGCAGTGGCGCGCGCGCCCGGGCTGATCGAGGAGTACACGGAGATCGGCGGATCGCCTTTGCATCAACAGGCCGAGGAGCAGGGTGTCGCGCTGGAAGTGGAGCTGAAGCGGCGCGGGCTGGACGCGCGCTGCTACGTCGGCATGCAGTTCACCGAGCCGTTCATCGGCGCAGCGGTCGAGCGTGCCCGCGCGGACGGCTGCGACACGGTGGTCGGACTGC from Longimicrobiales bacterium carries:
- the hemE gene encoding uroporphyrinogen decarboxylase → MNDRILRALRREPVDRTPVWFMRQAGRALPRYREARADYGMFEILRDPPRAAEITMMPLDYFPVDAAVLYNDLSTPYFAAGFDLEMKPGVGPVVHNPIADAADVARMTAFDPRAALDFNLEQIRILTERIDVPVLGFVGAPFTLSSYLIKGQRSKDFAEVKSFIWRDPEAWHALADFWARHNAEFGIAQWEAGAGAVQVFDSWAGALALDDYETYVLPHMKTLIGTMEDAGVPVINFYNGNPALLPLVASGGGTALSVDWRLPLDEAWGIIGHDRSIQGNMDPAVLLAGEGPSLAKARAVLDRAGNRPGHIFNLGHGIMPGTDHNVLRAVVDFVHEYSAR